One genomic window of Arvicola amphibius chromosome 4, mArvAmp1.2, whole genome shotgun sequence includes the following:
- the Tns4 gene encoding tensin-4 has product MSSSLLAGGHVVSLTPHEESRMALHPSSNPSLPALCPYYTTESWGTQPLMAPTLCKGTSSRFQPAQQTEAKAHCPLQHPGEQASGTSQDLDSCIDFSLETLNQMILELDPTFQLLPSGTAGPQAEQASSITSRSKKEEPEALDIKYIEVTSTRSRCFDGPQRCSSPCVTPPFGSPRNGSLLFSRDIPRETRSSSESLIFSGNQGRGPSPHTPSSLSSSSSGLESRASVSPLATPPGWEKGPRAPQRGSRVSVLSASPTSDVSYVFGSSQSLPHSSLSSYQSSSRSLASPASSSSSLHSLDRGSPCVRPGDAQAPSNPIPNMGQPQAAYCPPVAKEQASSCPASVTNSMVDVPIVLINGCPEPQSPPAWQTPGHQGSVQPRAASPSHPCQATKSHSQTLPDGPVTASPDGAAKGMQPTMKFVMDTSKYWFKPSITREQAIDLLRKEKPGAFVIRDSSSYRGSFGLALKVQETPASAPNRPGEDSADLIRHFLVESSAKGVHLKGADEEPYFGSLSAFVCQHSIMALALPCKLTIPQKELGGTEPALESPTHGQTSCLKISAGCHTLYLSSVSVETLSGALAVQKAISVTLERDVLPTPTVVHFKVTEQGITLTDVQRKLFFRRHYPLATLRFCGMDPEQRKWQKYCKASRIFGFVAKSQTETQENVCHLFAEYEAVQPALQVISLVTALLQDADRV; this is encoded by the exons ATGTCCAGCTCCCTGCTGGCTGGAGGTCATGTGGTCAGCTTGACTCCCCACGAAGAATCCAGGATGGCCCTGCACCCAAGCTCCAACCCCAGCCTCCCAGCACTGTGTCCTTACTACACCACAGAGAGCTGGGGAACCCAGCCTCTGATGGCCCCCACACTCTGCAAAGGCACCTCCAGCAGGTTCCAGCCTGCTCAGCAAACAGAAGCCAAAGCTCACTGCCCCCTGCAGCACCCTGGGGAGCAGGCCTCAGGGACCTCACAGGACCTCGACTCCTGCATTGACTTCTCACTGGAGACCCTCAACCAGATGATCCTGGAACTAGACCCCACCTTCCAGTTGCTTCCCTCTGGGACTGCTGGTCCCCAGGCTGAGCAGGCCAGCAGCATCACTTCAAGGAGCAAGAAGGAGGAACCTGAAGCCTTAG ATATAAAGTACATCGAAGTGACCTCCACCAGATCAAGATGCTTCGACGGTCCCCAACGCTGCTCCAGCCCGTGTGTGACTCCACCCTTTGGCTCCCCACGCAACGGCAGCCTCCTTTTCTCCAGAGACATTCCCCGAGAGACTCGAAGCAGCAGCGAGAGCCTCATCTTCTCTGGGAACCAGGGCAGGGGTCCCTCTCCCCATACCCCATCTTCCCTTAGCAGTTCCAGCTCTGGCCTGGAGAGCAGGGCCTCAGTCTCCCCACTGGCCACTCCTCCAGGTTGGGAGAAAGGACCAAGGGCCCCACAGCGGGGCAGCAGGGTCTCTGTGCTGTCAGCCAGCCCCACGTCAGATGTCAGCTATGTATTTGGAAG CAGCCAGTCCCTCCCACACTCAAGCCTCTCCAGTTATCAGTCGTCTTCGCGATCCTTGGCGAGTCCAGCCagctcctcttccagcctccacagcctGGACCGAGGGTCCCCGTGTGTGAGACCTGGTGATGCCCAGGCTCCCAGCAACCCAATACCGAACATGGGCCAGCCCCAAGCGGCCTACTGTCCTCCAGTAGCCAAGGAGCAGGCCAGCAGTTGCCCCGCTTCTGTCACCAACTCCATGGTGGACGTACCCATTGTACTAATCAATGGGTGCCCAGAACCACAGTCTCCCCCAGCCTGGCAGACACCAGGACACCAGGGCTCTGTCCAGCCTCGGGCTGCATCTCCCAGCCACCCCTGTCAGGCTACCAAGAGCCACAGCCAGACTCTGCCAGATGGTCCTGTCACTGCATCTCCAGACG gTGCTGCCAAGGGCATGCAGCCCACCATGAAGTTCGTGATGGACACATCCAAATACTGGTTTAAGCCAAGCATTACTCGAGAGCAAG CGATTGatctgctgaggaaggagaaaccagGTGCTTTCGTCATCAGGGACAGTTCCTCCTACCGGGGTTCCTTCGGCCTTGCCCTGAAGGTACAGGAGACGCCAGCTTCTGCCCCAAACCGACCAG GTGAGGACAGTGCTGACCTTATACGTCACTTCCTGGTGGAGTCTTCAGCCAAAGGGGTGCATCTGAAAGGAGCAGATGAGGAGCCCTATTTTG GGAGCCTCTCTGCCTTCGTGTGTCAACACTCCATCATGGCCCTGGCCCTGCCCTGCAAGCTCACCATCCCACAGAAAG AACTGGGAGGCACAGAACCAGCGCTGGAGTCCCCCACGCATGGCCAGACCTCTTGCCTGAAGATATCAGCTG GCTGCCACACCCTGTACCTGAGCTCGGTGAGCGTGGAGACCCTGAGCGGAGCCCTGGCTGTGCAGAAGGCCATCTCAGTCACCTTGGAGAGGGATGTCCTCCCCACACCTACTGTGGTCCATTTCAAAGTCACTGAACAGGGCATCACTCTGACAGATGTCCAGAGAAA GTTGTTTTTCCGACGCCACTACCCACTCGCCACCCTCCGCTTCTGTGGAATGGACCCTGAGCAACGGAA GTGGCAAAAGTACTGCAAAGCTTCCAG GATCTTTGGGTTTGTGGCCAAGAGCCAGACAGAGACACAAGAGAACGTGTGCCACCTCTTCGCAGAGTACGAAGCAGTCCAGCCAGCTCTCCAGGTCATCAGCCTGGTGACTGCTCTGCTCCAGGATGCAGACAGGGTGTAG
- the Igfbp4 gene encoding insulin-like growth factor-binding protein 4 gives MLPFGLVAALLLAAGPLPSLGDEAIHCPPCSEEKLARCRPPVGCEELVREPGCGCCATCALGLGMPCGVYTPRCGSGMRCYPPRGVEKPLRTLMHGQGVCTELSEIEAIQESLQSSDKDESDHPNNSFNPCSAHDHRCLQKHMAKMRDRSKMKVVGTPREEPRPVPQGSCQSELHRALERLAASQSRTHEDLFIIPIPNCDRNGNFHPKQCHPALDGQRGKCWCVDRKTGVKLPGGLEPKGELDCHQLADSFQE, from the exons ATGCTGCCCTTCGGCCTCGTGGCCGCCCTGCTGCTGGCCGCAGGGCCTCTGCCGAGCCTGGGCGACGAAGCCATCCACTGCCCCCCCTGTTCCGAGGAGAAACTGGCGCGCTGCCGCCCCCCTGTGGGTTGCGAGGAGCTGGTGCGGGAGCCTGGCTGCGGTTGTTGCGCCACTTGTGCCCTGGGCTTGGGGATGCCCTGCGGGGTGTACACCCCACGCTGTGGCTCAGGCATGCGCTGCTACCCGCCCCGGGGAGTGGAGAAGCCCCTGCGCACACTGATGCACGGGCAGGGCGTGTGCACGGAGCTGTCGGAGATCGAGGCCATCCAGGAAAGCCTGCAGTCCTCTG ACAAGGATGAGAGCGACCATCCCAACAACAGCTTCAACCCCTGCAGTGCCCATGATCATAGGTGCCTGCAGAAGCATATGGCCAAAATGCGAGACCGGAGCAAGATGAAAGTCGTGGGAACACCCCGGGAGGAACCCCGTCCTGTG ccccagggctccTGCCAGAGCGAGCTGCACCGGGCCCTGGAGCGACTGGCTGCCTCGCAGAGCCGGACCCATGAAGACCTCTTCATCATCCCCATTCCCAACTGTGACCGCAATGGCAACTTCCACCCCAAACAG TGCCACCCCGCCCTGGATGGACAGCGTGGCAAGTGCTGGTGTGTGGACCGGAAGACAGGGGTGAAGCTTCCAGGGGGCTTGGAACCCAAGGGGGAACTGGACTGCCACCAGCTGGCTGACAGCTTCCAAGAGTGA